One window of Streptococcus suis genomic DNA carries:
- the yaaA gene encoding peroxide stress protein YaaA: MKIILPNAKELNTTIENHSFQPLDPTSLAVAQTCSQFQQEELASFYKISHDRAGLELDRWKRIEAKQAKTYPAWLLYDGLMYRYMDRRDLTIDEEVYLKKHVLLATALYGLISPDHLISPHRLDFQAGIKVEGKSLKQYWRPAFDKVVEEEDWILSLASSEFEQVFSPQIQKKLVRVTFMEEKDGKRRIHSTISKKGRGRLVSVMAKQGITELVALQQVTVDGFSYQAELSDQLNLVFVRKVN, translated from the coding sequence ATGAAAATCATACTTCCAAATGCAAAAGAACTCAATACCACTATTGAAAACCATTCCTTTCAGCCCTTGGACCCAACCAGTTTAGCGGTCGCTCAAACCTGTAGCCAATTCCAGCAGGAAGAATTAGCTTCCTTTTATAAAATCTCTCATGACCGTGCTGGATTGGAGTTGGATCGCTGGAAGCGGATTGAAGCCAAGCAAGCTAAAACCTATCCAGCCTGGTTGTTGTACGACGGATTGATGTACCGGTATATGGACCGAAGAGACCTGACAATAGATGAGGAGGTCTATCTAAAAAAACATGTCCTCCTAGCTACAGCCTTGTATGGGCTCATCAGCCCGGACCACCTTATTTCTCCCCATCGGCTTGATTTTCAAGCAGGGATCAAAGTGGAAGGGAAATCCCTCAAGCAATACTGGCGACCGGCCTTTGACAAAGTCGTTGAAGAAGAAGACTGGATCCTATCCCTCGCTTCTTCTGAATTTGAACAGGTATTTTCTCCCCAGATTCAGAAAAAACTAGTCCGGGTGACCTTTATGGAGGAAAAGGATGGCAAACGAAGGATACACTCAACCATTTCAAAAAAGGGCAGAGGACGCCTTGTTTCTGTGATGGCCAAGCAAGGGATTACTGAATTGGTAGCTCTTCAACAGGTTACCGTTGATGGATTTTCTTATCAGGCAGAACTTTCCGATCAATTGAATCTAGTTTTTGTCAGAAAGGTCAATTGA
- a CDS encoding PLP-dependent aminotransferase family protein, which produces MSKYRDIVEDILDGIERQDYKRGEKLPSIRQLSLQYECSKDTVQKAMQELKYQNKIYAVEKSGYYVLDDHDILEEPIDLDLTDFEELPYEDFRICLHQSLIGRENYLFNYYHQQAGLTELITSVQQLLMDYHVYSRKDQLVITAGSQQALYILSQLDFGPDRTHILIESPTYTRMEELIRQQGLPYLTIQRSMEGIDLDRLEGLFQTGTIKFFYTIPRLHNPLGTSYDRKTMERIVQLAKRYQVYLIEDDYLADFDGNRQLPLHYLDKNDFVVYIKSFSPTLFPALRIGAVSLPPLLLNAFLTYKGLIDYDTNLIMQKALSLYIDNGMFARNTQLLREQSLNEEVQIQNLIKKYPLAYPYQVVRDQLIIQFPDNPRTARLEGRYQLIRNGTFAYLLLRLHPHLEDTLKELSTFYKD; this is translated from the coding sequence ATGAGTAAATACAGGGACATCGTTGAAGACATCCTAGACGGAATCGAACGACAAGACTATAAGCGGGGAGAAAAACTACCTTCCATTCGCCAATTAAGTCTGCAGTACGAGTGCAGCAAGGATACTGTTCAAAAGGCTATGCAGGAACTCAAGTATCAAAACAAGATTTATGCGGTCGAAAAAAGTGGCTACTATGTTTTGGATGACCACGACATTTTAGAAGAGCCCATTGATCTGGATCTGACTGATTTTGAAGAACTGCCTTATGAGGACTTCCGTATTTGTTTACACCAAAGTTTGATTGGCCGTGAAAATTACCTCTTCAATTATTACCATCAGCAAGCCGGTTTGACAGAATTAATCACATCTGTTCAACAGCTCCTAATGGACTACCATGTCTATAGCCGAAAAGACCAATTGGTTATCACTGCTGGAAGTCAACAAGCCCTCTATATCCTGAGCCAATTGGATTTCGGTCCCGATCGAACCCATATCCTCATTGAGTCTCCTACTTATACTCGTATGGAGGAATTGATTCGCCAACAAGGCCTACCTTACCTGACCATCCAACGTAGTATGGAAGGGATTGACTTGGACCGACTGGAAGGTCTTTTTCAGACTGGAACGATAAAATTTTTCTATACCATTCCACGTTTGCATAACCCACTGGGGACAAGCTACGATAGAAAAACCATGGAGAGGATCGTTCAACTTGCCAAGCGCTATCAGGTCTATCTCATCGAAGATGACTACTTGGCTGATTTTGATGGAAACCGTCAACTACCCTTACATTACCTTGACAAGAACGACTTTGTCGTCTATATCAAGTCTTTCTCACCAACCTTATTTCCAGCTCTACGGATAGGTGCCGTTAGCCTGCCTCCCCTTCTCCTCAATGCTTTTTTAACTTATAAAGGATTGATTGACTACGATACCAACCTGATCATGCAAAAAGCACTTTCTTTGTATATCGATAATGGGATGTTCGCTCGTAACACGCAGCTGCTGCGGGAGCAATCCTTAAATGAAGAAGTTCAAATACAAAATTTGATCAAAAAATATCCTCTTGCTTATCCCTATCAGGTAGTGCGTGACCAGTTAATCATTCAATTTCCAGATAATCCGAGAACTGCAAGACTTGAAGGACGATACCAGCTTATCCGTAACGGTACCTTTGCCTATCTTCTCCTCCGTCTCCA